In bacterium, a genomic segment contains:
- a CDS encoding serine/threonine protein kinase, whose product MTDDRTLPTPPSDDDATLPSGGRAIPDDDATLPSGGPTLPDDGATLPVDATGAGAPIGADAQVGTNIGPYKLVARLGEGGMGEVFLAEQFQPIRRRVALKVMKPGMDSRAGVARFEAERQALALMDHPCIARVIDAGATSRGRLFFVMEYVEGVRITKYCDMQRLDIRQRLELFIEVCGGVQHAHQKAVIHRDLKPSNILVTEVDGKPVPKIIDFGVAKAVEQPLTENAMNTLMGNIVGTPEYMSPEQADARSTDIDTRTDVYALGAVLYELLSGLQPFSGVSLRQAGIEEIQRIIREVEPPRPSTRVSTLGGDAETVSELRHRAPRQLSHELRGDLDWITMKALAKERDRRYDTANGLAMDLRRYLNDEPVSASPPSPAYRLRKLVRRNRAAVVALGAVMVVFALAAVVSTSLYLRAERESARARTESAKATQTSEFLKGMLAGVGPSAARGRDTTMLQEILAETDQRLATDLVDQPEVEAELREVLATTSVDLGDYEVALAQARRAEELKNGVFGHDDYRTAQAVTLVAKATMFLGDFVRADSLFAWSDGMVSAQLGPSSTEALEIRAGRIENLSFAGDLEQAAALADDVVSRKRGTPAWGDDATVLTLYTLAQIRAEQQRYDEADSLHNIVVPILAEKLGPDHINAMAARVSQGLTLTYAGRYAEAESITVAALADLRRILGDEHQQTQTAMNNLAITYARTGQVEKAEALYRESIEIGARTLGPTHPEQLAGIVNFASFLMQNDRLEESIAQATKAIAGFHESTGDDFIGCGYARRTRGTCYRRLGRADESRADFAESYRVFALIFGPDDDRVKSAAEQVAEIYAEQGNAAEAAKWRARM is encoded by the coding sequence ATGACCGACGACCGGACCCTGCCCACGCCGCCGTCCGACGACGACGCCACCCTGCCCTCGGGCGGCCGGGCCATCCCGGACGACGACGCCACCCTGCCCTCCGGCGGCCCGACCCTGCCCGACGACGGCGCCACCCTGCCCGTCGACGCCACCGGCGCCGGCGCGCCCATCGGCGCGGACGCCCAGGTCGGCACCAACATCGGCCCCTACAAGCTCGTCGCCCGCCTGGGCGAGGGCGGCATGGGCGAGGTCTTCCTGGCCGAGCAGTTCCAGCCCATCCGGCGGCGCGTGGCGTTGAAGGTCATGAAGCCGGGCATGGACTCGCGCGCCGGCGTGGCGCGGTTCGAGGCCGAGCGGCAGGCGCTGGCGCTCATGGACCACCCCTGCATCGCGCGGGTGATCGACGCGGGGGCGACGTCGCGCGGGCGGCTCTTCTTCGTCATGGAGTACGTCGAAGGGGTGCGGATCACCAAGTACTGCGACATGCAGCGGCTCGACATCCGGCAGCGGCTCGAGCTCTTCATCGAGGTGTGCGGCGGGGTGCAGCACGCGCACCAGAAGGCCGTCATCCACCGCGACCTGAAGCCGTCGAACATCCTCGTGACCGAGGTCGACGGCAAGCCCGTGCCCAAGATCATCGACTTCGGCGTGGCGAAGGCCGTGGAACAGCCGCTCACCGAGAACGCCATGAACACGCTCATGGGCAACATCGTGGGCACGCCCGAGTACATGAGTCCCGAGCAGGCCGACGCGCGCAGCACCGACATCGACACGCGCACCGACGTGTACGCCCTCGGCGCCGTGCTCTACGAGCTGCTGTCGGGGCTGCAGCCGTTCTCCGGCGTCTCGCTGCGGCAGGCGGGAATCGAGGAGATCCAGCGCATCATCCGCGAGGTGGAGCCGCCGCGGCCGAGCACGCGGGTCTCGACCCTCGGCGGCGACGCCGAGACCGTGTCGGAGCTGCGGCACCGGGCGCCGCGGCAGCTCAGCCACGAGCTGCGGGGCGATCTCGACTGGATCACCATGAAGGCCCTGGCCAAGGAGCGCGACCGCCGCTACGACACGGCCAACGGTCTGGCCATGGACCTGCGCCGCTACCTGAACGACGAGCCGGTGAGCGCGTCGCCGCCCAGCCCCGCCTACCGGCTGCGCAAGCTGGTGCGGCGCAACCGGGCGGCCGTGGTGGCCCTCGGCGCCGTGATGGTGGTCTTCGCCCTGGCGGCGGTCGTCAGCACCTCGCTCTACCTGCGCGCCGAGCGCGAGTCGGCGCGGGCCCGCACCGAGAGCGCCAAGGCCACGCAGACCTCGGAGTTCCTCAAGGGGATGCTCGCGGGGGTGGGGCCGTCGGCGGCGCGCGGGCGCGACACGACCATGCTCCAGGAGATCCTGGCCGAGACCGACCAGCGCCTGGCCACCGATCTCGTGGACCAGCCCGAGGTGGAGGCCGAACTGCGCGAGGTGCTGGCCACGACGTCGGTCGACCTGGGCGACTACGAGGTGGCCCTGGCCCAGGCCCGCCGCGCCGAGGAGCTCAAGAACGGGGTCTTCGGCCACGACGACTACCGCACCGCCCAGGCCGTGACCCTGGTGGCCAAGGCGACCATGTTCCTGGGCGATTTCGTGCGGGCCGACTCGCTCTTCGCCTGGTCGGACGGCATGGTCAGCGCCCAGCTCGGGCCGAGCTCGACCGAGGCCCTCGAGATCCGCGCCGGGCGCATCGAGAACCTCTCCTTCGCCGGCGATCTGGAGCAGGCGGCGGCCCTGGCCGACGACGTCGTGTCCCGCAAGCGCGGCACCCCCGCCTGGGGCGACGACGCCACCGTGCTCACCCTCTACACCCTGGCCCAGATCCGCGCCGAGCAGCAGCGCTACGACGAGGCCGACAGCCTGCACAACATCGTCGTGCCCATCCTCGCGGAGAAGCTCGGTCCCGACCACATCAACGCCATGGCCGCCCGCGTGTCGCAGGGCCTCACCCTGACCTACGCCGGACGCTACGCCGAGGCCGAGAGCATCACCGTGGCGGCCCTGGCCGATCTGCGGCGCATCCTGGGCGACGAGCACCAGCAGACCCAGACGGCCATGAACAACCTCGCCATCACCTACGCGCGCACCGGGCAGGTGGAGAAGGCCGAGGCCCTGTACCGCGAATCGATCGAGATCGGGGCGCGCACCCTCGGGCCCACGCATCCGGAGCAGCTGGCGGGGATCGTGAACTTCGCCTCGTTCCTCATGCAGAACGATCGCCTCGAGGAGTCGATCGCCCAGGCGACGAAGGCCATCGCGGGCTTCCACGAGAGCACGGGCGACGACTTCATCGGCTGCGGCTACGCGCGGCGGACGCGGGGCACCTGCTACCGCCGCCTCGGGCGCGCCGACGAGTCGCGCGCCGACTTCGCCGAGAGCTACCGGGTCTTCGCGCTCATCTTCGGGCCCGATGACGACCGGGTGAAGAGCGCCGCGGAGCAGGTGGCCGAGATCTACGCCGAGCAGGGGAACGCAGCCGAGGCGGCGAAGTGGCGGGCGCGCATGTGA